From one Streptomyces sp. Q6 genomic stretch:
- a CDS encoding DUF7144 family membrane protein, with protein MSEQIPPQAARAGVPEAEPRVNAVAVGGVVFAVCVLAIVGTYHTIAGLSAVLGDNYYQAQNDYAFDFDTNIRGWVQMIFGVVILGAAFSLFTGKTWARAVGIVVAGLSAVENFFFTPYQPMWSAIIIALDVLVIWSLTMYGHREAHKVYGAPM; from the coding sequence ATGTCTGAGCAGATCCCCCCGCAGGCGGCGCGTGCCGGAGTACCCGAGGCGGAACCCCGCGTCAACGCGGTCGCCGTCGGCGGAGTCGTCTTCGCCGTGTGCGTGCTGGCCATCGTGGGCACGTACCACACGATCGCCGGGCTCTCCGCGGTCCTCGGCGACAACTACTACCAGGCCCAGAACGACTACGCGTTCGACTTCGACACCAACATCCGCGGCTGGGTGCAGATGATCTTCGGCGTCGTCATTCTCGGCGCGGCCTTCAGCCTCTTCACCGGCAAGACCTGGGCCCGCGCCGTCGGCATCGTCGTCGCCGGACTCAGCGCGGTGGAGAACTTCTTCTTCACCCCGTACCAGCCGATGTGGTCGGCCATCATCATCGCGCTCGACGTCCTCGTGATCTGGTCGCTGACGATGTACGGGCACCGCGAGGCGCACAAGGTCTACGGAGCGCCGATGTAG